In one Streptomyces sp. NBC_00597 genomic region, the following are encoded:
- a CDS encoding MIP/aquaporin family protein produces MKERLKAHGLVGELSAEFAGTMILILFGCGVVAQVVAGGALTDPAGGLGNHDSIAWAWGLGVTLGVYVAARLSGAHLNPAVTLALAAFKGFPWKRVAPYALAQLAGAFVAALIVRWNYTEALAKADPGHTIKTQVVFSTLPANGNTNLPVTEWGALRDQIIGTAILLMLIFAVTDLLGTPPGANLAPFIVGLIVVAIGMAWGTNAGYAINPARDLGPRLASFLTGYGGAWRDQYGNFYFWVPIIGPFIGGVLGAGIYKLLIGRFLPTAEPEPPGRVPAPEES; encoded by the coding sequence ATGAAGGAGCGCCTCAAAGCACATGGGTTGGTCGGCGAACTCTCGGCCGAATTCGCCGGCACCATGATCCTCATCCTCTTCGGCTGTGGTGTCGTGGCCCAGGTGGTCGCCGGCGGAGCCCTGACGGACCCCGCGGGCGGCCTCGGAAACCACGACAGCATCGCCTGGGCCTGGGGTCTCGGCGTGACCCTGGGCGTCTACGTCGCGGCGAGGCTGAGCGGTGCTCACCTCAATCCCGCGGTGACCCTCGCCCTTGCGGCCTTCAAGGGCTTCCCGTGGAAGAGGGTCGCCCCCTACGCGCTGGCCCAGCTGGCCGGAGCCTTCGTGGCGGCCCTGATCGTCCGCTGGAACTACACCGAGGCGCTGGCCAAGGCCGACCCCGGTCACACCATCAAGACGCAGGTCGTCTTCTCCACGCTCCCGGCCAACGGAAACACCAACCTGCCGGTGACCGAGTGGGGCGCACTGCGCGACCAGATCATAGGCACCGCGATCCTGCTGATGCTGATCTTCGCGGTCACGGACCTGCTGGGCACGCCTCCCGGCGCCAACCTGGCCCCGTTCATCGTCGGCCTGATCGTCGTGGCCATCGGCATGGCGTGGGGCACCAACGCCGGGTACGCAATCAACCCGGCCCGTGACCTCGGCCCCCGGCTGGCCAGCTTCCTCACCGGGTACGGAGGGGCCTGGAGAGATCAGTACGGGAACTTCTACTTCTGGGTGCCGATCATCGGCCCGTTCATCGGCGGTGTGCTGGGTGCGGGTATCTACAAGCTCCTCATCGGCCGGTTCCTGCCGACCGCCGAACCGGAGCCTCCCGGACGCGTACCGGCACCGGAGGAGAGCTGA
- the glpK gene encoding glycerol kinase GlpK translates to MADFVGAVDQGTTSTRFMIFDHAGNEVARHQLEHSQILPRSGWVEHDPVEIWERTNSVIQNALRHGNLDASDLAAVGITNQRETTVVWDPRTGRPYYNAIVWQDTRTDSIAAALERGGKGDVIRRKAGLPPATYFSGGKIQWILENVDGVREAAEQGHALFGNTDCWVLWNLTGGPDGGVHATDVTNASRTMLMDLETLDWDDELLGFFGVPRAMLPTINPSSHPEAYGRTRTSRPLREAIPITGVLGDQQAATVGQVCYAPGEAKNTYGTGNFLVLNTGTELVRSQHGLLTTVAYQFGDDPVIYALEGSIAVTGSAVQWLRDQLKIIGDAAESERLARTVEDSGGMYFVPAFSGLFAPYWRSDARGAIVGLARYHDNGHLARATLEAICYQTRDVVEAMEQDSGVHLDVLKVDGGVTANDLCMQTQADILGVPVSRPVVAETTALGAAYAAGLATGFWRDTDELRTHWQESKRWNPEWSEERRAEGYEGWKRAVERTLDWAKVE, encoded by the coding sequence ATGGCTGACTTCGTCGGCGCAGTGGACCAGGGGACCACGAGCACCCGTTTCATGATCTTCGACCACGCCGGCAACGAGGTGGCGCGGCACCAGCTGGAGCACTCCCAGATCCTCCCGCGCTCGGGGTGGGTCGAACACGACCCGGTGGAGATCTGGGAACGCACCAACTCGGTGATCCAGAACGCCCTCCGGCACGGAAACCTCGACGCCTCCGACCTGGCGGCCGTCGGCATCACCAACCAGCGCGAGACGACCGTCGTCTGGGACCCCCGCACCGGCCGCCCGTACTACAACGCCATCGTCTGGCAGGACACCCGTACCGACTCCATCGCCGCTGCACTGGAGCGCGGCGGCAAGGGCGACGTCATCCGCCGTAAAGCGGGGCTGCCACCGGCCACCTACTTCTCCGGCGGCAAGATCCAATGGATCCTGGAGAACGTCGACGGCGTGCGGGAGGCCGCCGAGCAGGGCCACGCCCTCTTCGGCAACACCGACTGCTGGGTGCTGTGGAACCTCACCGGCGGACCCGACGGCGGCGTCCACGCCACCGACGTCACCAACGCCAGCCGCACCATGCTCATGGACCTGGAAACCCTCGACTGGGACGATGAACTGCTCGGCTTCTTCGGCGTACCCCGGGCCATGCTGCCCACCATCAACCCGTCCTCCCACCCGGAGGCGTACGGGCGGACCCGCACCTCCCGGCCGCTGCGCGAGGCCATTCCCATCACCGGTGTCCTCGGCGACCAGCAGGCGGCCACCGTCGGGCAGGTCTGCTACGCGCCCGGCGAGGCGAAGAACACGTACGGAACCGGCAACTTCCTGGTGCTCAACACCGGGACGGAACTGGTCCGCTCGCAGCACGGCCTCCTGACCACCGTGGCGTACCAGTTCGGCGACGACCCCGTGATCTACGCCCTCGAAGGATCCATCGCGGTCACCGGCTCCGCCGTGCAATGGCTGCGCGACCAGCTGAAGATCATCGGCGACGCCGCCGAGAGCGAGCGCCTGGCGCGCACGGTCGAGGACAGCGGCGGCATGTACTTCGTCCCCGCCTTCTCCGGCCTGTTCGCACCGTACTGGCGCTCCGACGCCCGCGGCGCGATCGTCGGCCTGGCCCGCTACCACGACAACGGCCACCTGGCGCGGGCCACCCTGGAGGCCATCTGCTACCAGACCCGCGACGTGGTGGAAGCCATGGAGCAGGACTCCGGCGTCCACCTCGACGTGCTCAAGGTCGACGGCGGAGTCACGGCCAACGACCTGTGCATGCAGACCCAGGCCGATATCCTCGGCGTACCGGTCAGCCGTCCGGTAGTCGCCGAGACGACCGCGCTCGGCGCCGCCTACGCGGCCGGGCTCGCCACCGGCTTCTGGCGCGACACGGACGAACTGCGCACCCACTGGCAGGAGTCCAAGCGCTGGAACCCCGAGTGGTCGGAGGAACGGCGCGCGGAAGGGTACGAGGGCTGGAAGCGGGCGGTGGAGCGCACGCTCGACTGGGCCAAGGTCGAATAG